The Canis lupus dingo isolate Sandy chromosome 26, ASM325472v2, whole genome shotgun sequence genome has a segment encoding these proteins:
- the GUCD1 gene encoding protein GUCD1 isoform X8: protein MRTEAEAAGPPLEPEDFVQLPVPIIQQLYHWDCGLACSKMVLRYLGQVDDNEFESALQELRLTRSIWTIDLAYLMRHFGVRHRFCTQTLGVDKGYKNQSFYRKHFDTEETRVNQLFAQAKACKVLVEKWNVQHQHQ, encoded by the exons ATGAGGACGGAGGCGGAGGCAGCGGGGCCACCGCTGGAGCCGG AAGACTTTGTGCAGCTGCCTGTGCCCATCATCCAGCAGCTCTACCACTGGGACTGCGGCCTGGCCTGCTCCAAGATGGTGCTGCG GTACCTGGGCCAGGTGGACGACAATGAGTTTGAGAGTGCCCTGCAGGAGCTGCGGCTAACCAGGAGCATCTGGACCATTGACCTGGCCTACTTGATGCGCCACTTTGGCGTGAGGCACCGCTTCTGCACACAGACCCTGGGTGTTGACAAGGGCTACAAGAACCAG TCCTTCTACAGGAAGCACTTTGACACAGAGGAGACCCGGGTGAACCAGTTGTTTGCACAAGCCAAGGCTTGCAAGGTGCTGGTGGAGAAATG GAATGTGCAGCACCAGCATCAGTAA
- the GUCD1 gene encoding protein GUCD1 isoform X4 — protein MRTEAEAAGPPLEPEDFVQLPVPIIQQLYHWDCGLACSKMVLRYLGQVDDNEFESALQELRLTRSIWTIDLAYLMRHFGVRHRFCTQTLGVDKGYKNQSFYRKHFDTEETRVNQLFAQAKACKVLVEKCTVSVQDIQEHLAQGHVAIVLVNSGVLHCDLCSSPVKYCCFAPSGHRCFCRTPDYQGHFIVLRGYNRATGCIFYNNPAYADRECQAGRGCRNVQHQHQ, from the exons ATGAGGACGGAGGCGGAGGCAGCGGGGCCACCGCTGGAGCCGG AAGACTTTGTGCAGCTGCCTGTGCCCATCATCCAGCAGCTCTACCACTGGGACTGCGGCCTGGCCTGCTCCAAGATGGTGCTGCG GTACCTGGGCCAGGTGGACGACAATGAGTTTGAGAGTGCCCTGCAGGAGCTGCGGCTAACCAGGAGCATCTGGACCATTGACCTGGCCTACTTGATGCGCCACTTTGGCGTGAGGCACCGCTTCTGCACACAGACCCTGGGTGTTGACAAGGGCTACAAGAACCAG TCCTTCTACAGGAAGCACTTTGACACAGAGGAGACCCGGGTGAACCAGTTGTTTGCACAAGCCAAGGCTTGCAAGGTGCTGGTGGAGAAATG cACAGTGAGCGTGCAGGACATCCAGGAGCACCTGGCACAGGGCCACGTGGCCATCGTGCTGGTGAACTCTGGAGTACTGCACTGCGACCTTTGCTCCAGTCCTGTCAAGTACTGCTGCTTCGCCCCCAGCGGCCACCGCTGCTTCTGCCGCACCCCTGACTACCAGGGCCACTTCATCGTGCTGCGCGGCTACAACCGGGCCACAGGCTGCATCTTCTACAACAATCCAGCCTATGCCGACCGTGAGTGCCAGGCGGGCAGGGGATG CAGGAATGTGCAGCACCAGCATCAGTAA
- the GUCD1 gene encoding protein GUCD1 isoform X1: MRTEAEAAGPPLEPEDFVQLPVPIIQQLYHWDCGLACSKMVLRYLGQVDDNEFESALQELRLTRSIWTIDLAYLMRHFGVRHRFCTQTLGVDKGYKNQSFYRKHFDTEETRVNQLFAQAKACKVLVEKCTVSVQDIQEHLAQGHVAIVLVNSGVLHCDLCSSPVKYCCFAPSGHRCFCRTPDYQGHFIVLRGYNRATGCIFYNNPAYADPGMCSTSISNFEEARTSYGTDEDILFVYLDS; the protein is encoded by the exons ATGAGGACGGAGGCGGAGGCAGCGGGGCCACCGCTGGAGCCGG AAGACTTTGTGCAGCTGCCTGTGCCCATCATCCAGCAGCTCTACCACTGGGACTGCGGCCTGGCCTGCTCCAAGATGGTGCTGCG GTACCTGGGCCAGGTGGACGACAATGAGTTTGAGAGTGCCCTGCAGGAGCTGCGGCTAACCAGGAGCATCTGGACCATTGACCTGGCCTACTTGATGCGCCACTTTGGCGTGAGGCACCGCTTCTGCACACAGACCCTGGGTGTTGACAAGGGCTACAAGAACCAG TCCTTCTACAGGAAGCACTTTGACACAGAGGAGACCCGGGTGAACCAGTTGTTTGCACAAGCCAAGGCTTGCAAGGTGCTGGTGGAGAAATG cACAGTGAGCGTGCAGGACATCCAGGAGCACCTGGCACAGGGCCACGTGGCCATCGTGCTGGTGAACTCTGGAGTACTGCACTGCGACCTTTGCTCCAGTCCTGTCAAGTACTGCTGCTTCGCCCCCAGCGGCCACCGCTGCTTCTGCCGCACCCCTGACTACCAGGGCCACTTCATCGTGCTGCGCGGCTACAACCGGGCCACAGGCTGCATCTTCTACAACAATCCAGCCTATGCCGACC CAGGAATGTGCAGCACCAGCATCAGTAACTTCGAGGAAGCCAGAACCAGTTACGGCACAGATGAGGACATCCTCTTTGTCTACCTGGACAGCTGA
- the GUCD1 gene encoding protein GUCD1 isoform X7, which produces MRTEAEAAGPPLEPEDFVQLPVPIIQQLYHWDCGLACSKMVLRYLGQVDDNEFESALQELRLTRSIWTIDLAYLMRHFGVRHRFCTQTLGVDKGYKNQSFYRKHFDTEETRVNQLFAQAKACKVLVEKCRNVQHQHQ; this is translated from the exons ATGAGGACGGAGGCGGAGGCAGCGGGGCCACCGCTGGAGCCGG AAGACTTTGTGCAGCTGCCTGTGCCCATCATCCAGCAGCTCTACCACTGGGACTGCGGCCTGGCCTGCTCCAAGATGGTGCTGCG GTACCTGGGCCAGGTGGACGACAATGAGTTTGAGAGTGCCCTGCAGGAGCTGCGGCTAACCAGGAGCATCTGGACCATTGACCTGGCCTACTTGATGCGCCACTTTGGCGTGAGGCACCGCTTCTGCACACAGACCCTGGGTGTTGACAAGGGCTACAAGAACCAG TCCTTCTACAGGAAGCACTTTGACACAGAGGAGACCCGGGTGAACCAGTTGTTTGCACAAGCCAAGGCTTGCAAGGTGCTGGTGGAGAAATG CAGGAATGTGCAGCACCAGCATCAGTAA
- the SNRPD3 gene encoding small nuclear ribonucleoprotein Sm D3: MSIGVPIKVLHEAEGHIVTCETNTGEVYRGKLIEAEDNMNCQMSNITVTYRDGRVAQLEQVYIRGSKIRFLILPDMLKNAPMLKSMKNKNQGSGAGRGKAAILKAQVAARGRGRGMGRGNIFQKRR; the protein is encoded by the exons ATGTCTATTGGTGTGCCGATTAAAGTCCTTCACGAAGCCGAGGGCCACATCGTGACATGTGAGACAAACACTGGCGAGGTGTATCGTGGGAAGCTCATTGAGGCGGAAGACAACATGAACTGCCAG ATGTCCAACATCACAGTCACATACAGAGATGGCCGAGTGGCACAGCTGGAGCAGGTGTACATCCGTGGCAGCAAGATCCGCTTTCTCATTTTGCCTGACATGCTGAAAAATGCACCCATGTTAAAgagcatgaaaaacaaaaaccaaggctCGGGAGCTGGCCGGGGGAAAGCTGCTATTCTGAAAGCTCAAG TGGCTGCAAGAGGAAGAGGACGTGGAATGGGGCGTGGAAACATCTTCCAGAAGCGGAGATAA
- the LOC112676916 gene encoding thymosin beta-4-like → MSDKPDMAEIEKFDKSKLKKTETQEKNPLPSKEAIEQEKQAGEL, encoded by the coding sequence ATGTCTGACAAACCCGATATGGCTGAGATTGAGAAATTCGATAAGTCAaaactgaagaagacagaaaCACAGGAGAAGAATCCACTGCCTTCAAAAGAAGCGATCGAACAGGAGAAGCAAGCGGGCGAATTGTAA
- the GUCD1 gene encoding protein GUCD1 isoform X2, protein MRTEAEAAGPPLEPEDFVQLPVPIIQQLYHWDCGLACSKMVLRYLGQVDDNEFESALQELRLTRSIWTIDLAYLMRHFGVRHRFCTQTLGVDKGYKNQSFYRKHFDTEETRVNQLFAQAKACKVLVEKCTVSVQDIQEHLAQGHVAIVLVNSGVLHCDLCSSPVKYCCFAPSGHRCFCRTPDYQGHFIVLRGYNRATGCIFYNNPAYADRMCSTSISNFEEARTSYGTDEDILFVYLDS, encoded by the exons ATGAGGACGGAGGCGGAGGCAGCGGGGCCACCGCTGGAGCCGG AAGACTTTGTGCAGCTGCCTGTGCCCATCATCCAGCAGCTCTACCACTGGGACTGCGGCCTGGCCTGCTCCAAGATGGTGCTGCG GTACCTGGGCCAGGTGGACGACAATGAGTTTGAGAGTGCCCTGCAGGAGCTGCGGCTAACCAGGAGCATCTGGACCATTGACCTGGCCTACTTGATGCGCCACTTTGGCGTGAGGCACCGCTTCTGCACACAGACCCTGGGTGTTGACAAGGGCTACAAGAACCAG TCCTTCTACAGGAAGCACTTTGACACAGAGGAGACCCGGGTGAACCAGTTGTTTGCACAAGCCAAGGCTTGCAAGGTGCTGGTGGAGAAATG cACAGTGAGCGTGCAGGACATCCAGGAGCACCTGGCACAGGGCCACGTGGCCATCGTGCTGGTGAACTCTGGAGTACTGCACTGCGACCTTTGCTCCAGTCCTGTCAAGTACTGCTGCTTCGCCCCCAGCGGCCACCGCTGCTTCTGCCGCACCCCTGACTACCAGGGCCACTTCATCGTGCTGCGCGGCTACAACCGGGCCACAGGCTGCATCTTCTACAACAATCCAGCCTATGCCGACC GAATGTGCAGCACCAGCATCAGTAACTTCGAGGAAGCCAGAACCAGTTACGGCACAGATGAGGACATCCTCTTTGTCTACCTGGACAGCTGA
- the GUCD1 gene encoding protein GUCD1 isoform X5, protein MRTEAEAAGPPLEPEDFVQLPVPIIQQLYHWDCGLACSKMVLRYLGQVDDNEFESALQELRLTRSIWTIDLAYLMRHFGVRHRFCTQTLGVDKGYKNQSFYRKHFDTEETRVNQLFAQAKACKVLVEKCTVSVQDIQEHLAQGHVAIVLVNSGVLHCDLCSSPVKYCCFAPSGHRCFCRTPDYQGHFIVLRGYNRATGCIFYNNPAYADRECQAGRGWNVQHQHQ, encoded by the exons ATGAGGACGGAGGCGGAGGCAGCGGGGCCACCGCTGGAGCCGG AAGACTTTGTGCAGCTGCCTGTGCCCATCATCCAGCAGCTCTACCACTGGGACTGCGGCCTGGCCTGCTCCAAGATGGTGCTGCG GTACCTGGGCCAGGTGGACGACAATGAGTTTGAGAGTGCCCTGCAGGAGCTGCGGCTAACCAGGAGCATCTGGACCATTGACCTGGCCTACTTGATGCGCCACTTTGGCGTGAGGCACCGCTTCTGCACACAGACCCTGGGTGTTGACAAGGGCTACAAGAACCAG TCCTTCTACAGGAAGCACTTTGACACAGAGGAGACCCGGGTGAACCAGTTGTTTGCACAAGCCAAGGCTTGCAAGGTGCTGGTGGAGAAATG cACAGTGAGCGTGCAGGACATCCAGGAGCACCTGGCACAGGGCCACGTGGCCATCGTGCTGGTGAACTCTGGAGTACTGCACTGCGACCTTTGCTCCAGTCCTGTCAAGTACTGCTGCTTCGCCCCCAGCGGCCACCGCTGCTTCTGCCGCACCCCTGACTACCAGGGCCACTTCATCGTGCTGCGCGGCTACAACCGGGCCACAGGCTGCATCTTCTACAACAATCCAGCCTATGCCGACCGTGAGTGCCAGGCGGGCAGGGGATG GAATGTGCAGCACCAGCATCAGTAA
- the GUCD1 gene encoding protein GUCD1 isoform X6 translates to MVLRYLGQVDDNEFESALQELRLTRSIWTIDLAYLMRHFGVRHRFCTQTLGVDKGYKNQSFYRKHFDTEETRVNQLFAQAKACKVLVEKCTVSVQDIQEHLAQGHVAIVLVNSGVLHCDLCSSPVKYCCFAPSGHRCFCRTPDYQGHFIVLRGYNRATGCIFYNNPAYADPGMCSTSISNFEEARTSYGTDEDILFVYLDS, encoded by the exons ATGGTGCTGCG GTACCTGGGCCAGGTGGACGACAATGAGTTTGAGAGTGCCCTGCAGGAGCTGCGGCTAACCAGGAGCATCTGGACCATTGACCTGGCCTACTTGATGCGCCACTTTGGCGTGAGGCACCGCTTCTGCACACAGACCCTGGGTGTTGACAAGGGCTACAAGAACCAG TCCTTCTACAGGAAGCACTTTGACACAGAGGAGACCCGGGTGAACCAGTTGTTTGCACAAGCCAAGGCTTGCAAGGTGCTGGTGGAGAAATG cACAGTGAGCGTGCAGGACATCCAGGAGCACCTGGCACAGGGCCACGTGGCCATCGTGCTGGTGAACTCTGGAGTACTGCACTGCGACCTTTGCTCCAGTCCTGTCAAGTACTGCTGCTTCGCCCCCAGCGGCCACCGCTGCTTCTGCCGCACCCCTGACTACCAGGGCCACTTCATCGTGCTGCGCGGCTACAACCGGGCCACAGGCTGCATCTTCTACAACAATCCAGCCTATGCCGACC CAGGAATGTGCAGCACCAGCATCAGTAACTTCGAGGAAGCCAGAACCAGTTACGGCACAGATGAGGACATCCTCTTTGTCTACCTGGACAGCTGA
- the GUCD1 gene encoding protein GUCD1 isoform X3 encodes MASQPLGQLCTEDFVQLPVPIIQQLYHWDCGLACSKMVLRYLGQVDDNEFESALQELRLTRSIWTIDLAYLMRHFGVRHRFCTQTLGVDKGYKNQSFYRKHFDTEETRVNQLFAQAKACKVLVEKCTVSVQDIQEHLAQGHVAIVLVNSGVLHCDLCSSPVKYCCFAPSGHRCFCRTPDYQGHFIVLRGYNRATGCIFYNNPAYADPGMCSTSISNFEEARTSYGTDEDILFVYLDS; translated from the exons ATGGCGAGCCAGCCTCTGGGGCAGCTCTGCACAG AAGACTTTGTGCAGCTGCCTGTGCCCATCATCCAGCAGCTCTACCACTGGGACTGCGGCCTGGCCTGCTCCAAGATGGTGCTGCG GTACCTGGGCCAGGTGGACGACAATGAGTTTGAGAGTGCCCTGCAGGAGCTGCGGCTAACCAGGAGCATCTGGACCATTGACCTGGCCTACTTGATGCGCCACTTTGGCGTGAGGCACCGCTTCTGCACACAGACCCTGGGTGTTGACAAGGGCTACAAGAACCAG TCCTTCTACAGGAAGCACTTTGACACAGAGGAGACCCGGGTGAACCAGTTGTTTGCACAAGCCAAGGCTTGCAAGGTGCTGGTGGAGAAATG cACAGTGAGCGTGCAGGACATCCAGGAGCACCTGGCACAGGGCCACGTGGCCATCGTGCTGGTGAACTCTGGAGTACTGCACTGCGACCTTTGCTCCAGTCCTGTCAAGTACTGCTGCTTCGCCCCCAGCGGCCACCGCTGCTTCTGCCGCACCCCTGACTACCAGGGCCACTTCATCGTGCTGCGCGGCTACAACCGGGCCACAGGCTGCATCTTCTACAACAATCCAGCCTATGCCGACC CAGGAATGTGCAGCACCAGCATCAGTAACTTCGAGGAAGCCAGAACCAGTTACGGCACAGATGAGGACATCCTCTTTGTCTACCTGGACAGCTGA